One Anolis carolinensis isolate JA03-04 chromosome 4, rAnoCar3.1.pri, whole genome shotgun sequence DNA window includes the following coding sequences:
- the LOC134298666 gene encoding uncharacterized protein LOC134298666 — protein MPAIDVGETSGENASGTWPHSPKDIQQPCDPGHESLRQHIEHLYGEKLFQDTRRLEKLRTRKAHLLCSLTFLLRCRDTDTIPQFLAAKRTFKTPQAHRIYNRLERNLLRERIHTIRKELANTDKELLHLHINISQKMNTQDWDKIDSLTYKKMEKDMVLHTKRQKQKFDKCRKQQPKPELDKSRTIINLTDRQLTEDQVSILEKGGNFAVTTTRIPVENIIANVESAIYQLPEEEAEEVRMETARILRNAKLPPSNITRKERQAIKDLNSDPEIIILPADKGNATVIMETKQYKEKIRQLLDPTIYKKLKQDPTNKITRKTNTLIKNSSINFDIRQQLCKSEALPPRLYGLPKIHKDSIPLRPIVSAIGSPTYNLAKFLATQLQTHIGLTAHYIKDSTHFIEKISNLNLSTKDILISFDVVSLFTKVPVADTLTLIKQNFPEDITALFHHCLTTSYFQWDTGFYEQKDGVAMGSPLSPVVANFYMEYFEKQALETAPKKPTVWFRYVDDTFTIWSHGEEELSKFLDHLNSIHPNIQFTMEKEKEGKLPFLDVLVIRKPNQQLGHTVYRKPTHTDRYLHKNSNHHPSQKRSTIKALTDRAQRICEPHLLQGELNHLNWALQANGYSTTDIRRAARPRTSQESQDKDPPRGKVFLPYIKGTTDRIGKLMKKHNLQTIYRPTKKIQQMLRSAKDKRDPLSSAGVYRIPCSCGQVYIGTTKRSAQTRVKEHERHCRLIQPEKSAIAEHLMNQPGHRILFENTKMLDHSNNYHVRLHREAIEIHKHVDNFNRKEETMKMNKIWLPVLQNSKIRTVNKKQYSKNRGFPDMNQPRAVNDSKQRMPQRQEEDSR, from the coding sequence atgcctgccatagatgtgggcgaaacgtcaggagagaatgcttctggaacatggccacacagcccgaaagacatacaacaaccctgtgatcccggccatgaaagccttcgacaacacattgaacatctctacggggagaaattgttccaagacacacggagattggaaaaactaaggaccaggaaagcacatctgctgtgctccctgaccttccttctacgctgcagagacacagataccatcccacaatttcttgcagccaaaaggaccttcaaaacaccacaggctcatcgcatttacaaccgcctggaacgcaacctcttgagagagagaatccacaccatccgtaaagaactcgcaaacacagacaaagaactgctgcacctccacatcaacatcagccaaaagatgaatacccaggactgggataaaatagacagccttacctacaagaaaatggagaaagacatggttctccacaccaagagacaaaaacaaaaatttgacaaatgccgtaagcaacagccaaagccagaactggataaatcacggaccatcatcaacctgacagacagacaactcactgaagaccaagtatccattctagaaaaaggaggaaattttgcagtcaccaccaccaggatcccagtagaaaacatcattgccaatgttgaatcagcaatttaccagctccctgaggaagaagcagaggaagtaagaatggaaacagcaaggatcctgagaaatgcaaaactcccccccagcaacataacgagaaaagaaagacaggccatcaaagatctcaactcagatcctgaaatcatcattcttccagctgacaaggggaatgccacagtaatcatggaaacaaaacaatacaaagaaaaaatcagacaacttctagatcccacaatttacaagaaactgaaacaagaccccactaacaaaatcaccagaaaaacgaacactctaatcaagaactcctccattaactttgacatacgccaacagctgtgcaaatcagaagccctcccacccaggctttacggactccccaaaatccacaaggactccatcccactcagacccattgtaagtgccattggatcgccgacttacaacctggcaaaatttctggctacacagctacaaacccacattgggctcactgcacattatatcaaggactctacacactttatagaaaagatcagcaacctcaatctaagcaccaaggacatcctgatcagctttgatgtggtgtccctttttaccaaagtcccagtagctgacaccctcacactaatcaaacaaaacttcccagaagacatcacagccctgtttcaccattgcctcaccactagctactttcagtgggacactggattctatgaacagaaggatggagtggccatggggagccctctcagcccagtagtagcaaatttctatatggaatactttgaaaaacaggccctagaaacagcaccaaaaaagccaactgtttggttcagatacgtagatgacaccttcacaatttggagccatggagaggaagaactcagcaagttcctggaccatcttaacagcatccacccaaacatccaattcaccatggaaaaagaaaaggaaggaaaactgccatttctagatgttctggtcatccgcaaacccaatcaacaattgggccacacagtttacagaaaacctacacacacagatagataccttcataaaaactccaaccatcacccaagtcaaaaaaggagcacaatcaaagccctgacagaccgtgcacaaagaatctgcgaacctcacctcctccaaggtgaactcaaccacctaaactgggctctacaggccaatggatactccaccacagacatcagaagagctgcaaggccaagaacaagccaggagagtcaagacaaagatccacccagaggaaaggtgttcttaccatacatcaagggaactactgaccgcatagggaagctgatgaagaagcacaacctacaaactatctacagacccacgaagaaaatccaacaaatgctacggtcagcgaaggacaagagggatcctctctcttctgcaggagtctaccggataccatgcagctgtggacaagtctacatagggaccaccaaacgcagcgcccaaacaagagtcaaagaacatgaaaggcactgcagactaattcaaccagagaaatcagccatagcagagcatttgatgaaccagcctggacacagaatactatttgagaacacaaaaatgctggaccattctaacaactatcatgtcagactacacagagaagccattgaaatccacaagcatgtggacaacttcaacagaaaggaagaaaccatgaaaatgaacaaaatctggctaccagtattacaaaactcaaaaatcagaacagtaaataaaaagcaatactcgaaaaacagagggtttccagacatgaatcaaccaagggcagttaacgactctaaacaaaggatgccccagaggcaggaagaagacagcagataa